In one Lolium rigidum isolate FL_2022 chromosome 3, APGP_CSIRO_Lrig_0.1, whole genome shotgun sequence genomic region, the following are encoded:
- the LOC124694851 gene encoding protein SOB FIVE-LIKE 5-like — MLLGMEGDARVAAAAAGSECSSGCQSGWTTYLDDDRSSYEYSYDHAVGFHSLPQQQQQPCYVCVFSDEEDDLSMVSDASSGPRQQHSAGSEEGAAAALPSPRAARRGNRMAQPAAARRQSKVAATVASTLLEDTASSPAVFRHSKSKVTSSPEADGYGSAAGSMMDVGNAPEFSCGFFATTTGFEFESSCLNMSPLGGYLYSHAPVKPMSTRQVFRDGGDKIQRW, encoded by the exons ATGCTGCTGGGGATGGAGGGGGAcgcgagggtggcggcggcggcggcgggttcggAGTGCAGCAGCGGCTGCCAGTCCGGCTGGACCACCTACCTGGACGACGACCGCTCCTCCTACGAATACTCCTACGACCACGCCGTGGGGTTCCACAGCctgccgcagcagcagcagcagccgtgcTACGTCTgcgtcttctccgacgaggaggatgacctGTCCATGGTCTCCGACGCCTCCTCGGGGCCACGCCAGCAGCACTCGGCCGGCTCCGAggaaggcgccgccgccgcgctccccaGTCCGCGTGCGGCGAGGAGAGGCAACAGGATGGCGCAGCCTGCAGCGGCGAGGCGGCAGAGCAAGGTGGCCGCCACCGTCGCGTCCACTCTGCTCGAGGACACGGCCAGCTCGCCCGCAGTCTTCAGGCACTCCAAATCCAAG GTGACGAGCTCCCCGGAGGCCGACGGCTACGGCAGCGCGGCCGGTTCGATGATGGACGTCGGCAACGCGCCCGAGTTCTCCTGCGGCTTCTTCGCAACCACGACAGGCTTCGAGTTCGAG TCTTCCTGCTTGAACATGTCTCCTCTGGGCGGCTACCTGTACTCCCATGCTCCTGTGAAACCGATGTCCACAAGACAG GTGTTCAGAGATGGAGGTGACAAGATCCAGAGGTGGTGA